TTAACAAAGATCAACAAATATAAATCCTCCAGAAGAAAATTCTTACTGTTCAGAGAGCTGAAATGCAAATTCCGTTGCGTAGCGCCGATTTGGTCCCTGAATATTACAAAAACCATAATTGCAGTCAAGAGTACTAACACGTATAAGAATGAAGGATGTCAAGAAGGGGACAATAGGAGAAAATTTCTTCACTAACCATACATAAGAGCACCCAGCAGTCTCTTGAAAGCTCAAAGCCATTTCTGTTGAACGCTCAGGGTCTCTCCATGAGATTATCGTGTCTGTACATTGAATAAATACCACttatccacacacacacacacacaaaaacagAACCCACGACGGACAAAAAAACCTACCTTCTTGCTTCCTATAAATATCCTCAGGGTTAATGGGATGCACAAGTAACATCGCGTTATCTTCTTCATCGGTTACACAAAGACTGAGCTCTTCGGAACGCTGCATCACATAGCATTTCCATTAAGCAAACAAGTACTGAAAGTTTATTTACAGAATAAGTcaaatagaattaaaaaaaaaacatacatccACATAGTCGATGCTTACATGCCCAGTCCCTCGATCATCCCATTTACCATCTTCATTCAAATGATAAACCTTCACTCTCTAAAACAAATTGATTCaattcaacaacaaaaaaaaaatcatcaaacacACAACTTTATAACGTTTATATACTGTCAATCAATTGAATAGCACAGTGATTTGCTAGGTAGCTATGAATCAGGGAGCATAGTAACATAACTAATCGAAGAAACCCTAGCTCGAATCAAGTAACCAAAGCGAGAGcgagacacacacacacacacctgcATAGAACTGGAATTGGAATTGGAATTGGAATCAGATTGTGACTTTTCAGGGGCGCCCATGACTGACTTCTCCACCTCCAACACCAAATCGAGCCGAGAAAGTGAAGATGCTGACACCGAagtaaaattagggttttggagCAGAACTAGACGCCGGCGATAAAGGCGGGAGATTCAGCTCTCGAAGGGAACGAAATCGAATAGGAAACCCTAATTACCAATACGGAGAATCACAATAAAATtgacaatctctctctctctctctctctctccctctctctctctctagctttttttttttcttctgcgaaAGCTTTCTCTAACCTTCGAAATGccaaagaagagagaagaaaggaaaaaaaggaaaataaaattaaagcagtggaaaatattataattcttcAGACGTTATGGTCAATATTCCACTAATACCCCTCAGGAACTATCGATATCTACAAAAAGGGCCGTTAAGTGCGAGGCATACATCGCCACGCGCTCTCTTCCCGCGAATCTGCTCGCTCTCATTAGAAATGACAGCCTGGGATATTGGTAGCTCATGTCTGTTTAGATTAGTGAGGCTCTGAAGTGCGTTGACTATGTGGTCAAGTAAATACCCACGTGGCTTTAGGTAGTTGGTAGATCGGTCCAAAAGCGCAATAAAAAGGAGAGGCGAGGAATCGAAATCACACGGCACGAGCTGTGTATACTTCTCGTGCACTGAGAAGGGGTTCTTTCGTCATAATCATTACaaattatttcttttcttttacaatAATTACGATTTTTATTTCTGACATAATCACCAATTATAGCCAGGATTTTAACAAATCCACCATGGTTTATCCCAAACACTACGTCTAATCACATTTTTAACTACGGGTTTCTTATTCGATACAGTGTGATCTTCATGTTATAAGTAAGTCGAAAATTGAGgagaaaataatcaaaaattaatttaatttacttCTCGCCATGGAtttattttcatcaatatacttaaaaactattataaatgGCATTTTAACTAATTAGGCATACTAAGATTAGAGACGATGGCACGCTTTGATATTCACACACGGTTTCCattcacaaaacaaacaataaaGGGCTCCAAACAGTGTCAATGGTCCATCAGCTATGTGGTCACATTTATACACCAGCTTAAACTAGAGAAAACGAATATAGAAGTTTAGCAAATCTTAAGCCTCTTAGAGATATATACAACTAAAACAAGGAGACAAAAGGAGTGTCAAAAGTTAAATACCCATTACTCTCATGCAAGCAAAACCTAGAAACATAACATGCATTGTTTAATACGAACCAATCATATAGATTCCCTAGACATGGAGACGGGGTCTGAAACAGTCTACACCATTAAACAAGCTAAACCAAATCAAGAAATGCAAAATATAAGAGAAAATGATATTAAATCAAGGATACATAAACATAATCAAAAATAGAACTGAAACAGTCTCaacttcataaaaaaaaaaacctcaaaatgTATTCtcagacaaaaataaaaagcttATCCCTCAACGCTAGCATTCTCGCCGCTCTGAACGTTGTGCTTCCTCGCGTACCTCTGGTTCCTCAAGAACTTAGGGTCCATCTGTAACaacatttcatcaaaatcaaaatctggaACGTTAGGTTTTGAGCTGTGATGAAAGACTTACTCCTCTGGTGGGAGTGTGACGGTGCCTCCTAGGCTTCTTGATTCCGTTCTTGTGTGCCTTAGCAGACTGGTTATGCGCTGTGTGATTCTTTGACTTCGCCATCTCTGTGTAGAAAACTATTCAATCAAACCACGAacgaaaaacaagaagaaagagagagaagtatCGTCGGAGAGAAGTGGCTAACCTGCGTCGGATAGATCTGCTCGGCTAGAGTTGCTTACGGCGATACAAATACAACAAAACCCTAGCTTCTTGTTGAATTTATAGTGAAGTTTAAATGACTAAAATGGCCCTAATATATCGTATGGGCCACAAATACATATTTGGGCCCTGCTTTCATTTATATTAAGCCTACCAAATGAACCCAAAATCATGATATATCTGGAAAAACCATCAAGTTTGACTATTAacagtaacttttttttttgatcaaaaactaTTAACAGTAACTTGGAATGCAAACTTTGAATAGAATTAACTGATATACATTAAAGATATACTAGAAGTCTAGAATAGATGATCATTAAAGCATTACGATTAGTACAAATGAAATGTAAAAGTGTTGATTTTGAAACTGTTATCCATGAAATGTGAAAGTGTTGAATGGTTTAGCTATTTTATGCATTGAAAAGAATATTCTAGAAAGCATTGATTTTGAAACTGTTATCCATGACTTTGCATTGAGTAAAGCTCGAAAAAACGTTTCTTATGATTGCATTTCTTTTTAGGATGACtgctgctttttttttctttttcagattcGGGAGAACATGTTATATTATGAAGGTTTTTTTGAAAGCAAATCATCTCATTCTCAAGAAAAGCTATAAAAGAATCAAGACTGTTTTAATTTTATGGTTATGTttatatttccaaaaaaaaattgttttatattactTAGTAGCTACGATATCAACATTACAGTTTCACATGTTAAGGGTCACTTTTTTAGTTTTGCCCCGGGGTCTGTAAAACGTTTGAGCCGGCCCTGTATATAAGGACATATGTTTCAGAAAGCCTGTTTGGTTGAAAGCATCTAAGAATGTAAGTTATTTAGACATCTAATGGATCCTATAACGAGTAGTAGTACTATGTGTACAAAGATGCTAAACTAAAAGTTTGCACCTAAAAAACCACTTACCTATCTTCTGCTTCTTTACTTCTCTTCTCAACTCCGATGACTCTTTCTTTATCAGCCTTTTGTAGTAGCCACAGTTTCCTCTATTTTAACGCAGTGACAATATTCTCTTGTTGCTT
The window above is part of the Brassica napus cultivar Da-Ae chromosome C3, Da-Ae, whole genome shotgun sequence genome. Proteins encoded here:
- the LOC125574954 gene encoding 60S ribosomal protein L29-2-like — encoded protein: MAKSKNHTAHNQSAKAHKNGIKKPRRHRHTPTRGMDPKFLRNQRYARKHNVQSGENASVEG